One Panicum virgatum strain AP13 chromosome 3N, P.virgatum_v5, whole genome shotgun sequence DNA segment encodes these proteins:
- the LOC120664225 gene encoding serine/threonine-protein phosphatase BSL1 homolog isoform X2 gives MGTAGKGAWVVPAPAYREVEGWEGVGEDAPGFRCGHSLTAVAPTKGHGPRLILFGGATAIEAGASSGLPGIRLAGVTNSVHSYDVEKRRWTRLHPAGEPPSPRAAHSAAAVGTMVVFQGGIGPAGHSTDDLYVLDLTNDKFKWHRVVVQGAGPGPRYGHCMDLVAQRYLVTVSGNDGKRVLSDAWALDTAQKPYRWQKLNPEGDRPSARMYATASSRSDGMLLLCGGRDASGTPLSDAYGLLMHTNGQWEWTLAPGVSPSPRYQHAAVFVGARLHVTGGVLRGGRAIEGEGAIAVLDTAAGVWLDRNGIVTSRTLKSSNVHDASSDLLRRCRHAAASVGTQIYIYGGLRGDILLDDFLVAENAPLQSEITSSMYNADRVPRGETPNRNHNYYSDSSVQQSSNNSPDKKSIDMLIEASTAEAEAVSAVWRAAKEASAASSEDSLSEGIGSESPLSDTSPMPEDFDDGGSLEPDVKLHSRAVVVAKEAVGDLGCLVRQLSLDQFENESRRMHPSSNDQSYPGRRALNRQRSPQGLHKKIISFLLKPRNWRAPADRTFFLDSYEVGELCYAAEQIFMQEPTVLQLKAPIKVFGDLHGQFGDLMRLFDEYGFPSTAGDITYIDYLFLGDYVDRGQHSLETITLLLALKIEYPENVHLIRGNHEAADINALFGFRLECIERMGESDGIWAWTRFNQLFNYLPLAAMIEKKIICMHGGIGRSINTVEQIEKLERPITMDVGSIILMDLLWSDPTENDSVEGLRPNARGPGLVTFGPDRVTEFCKRNKLQLIIRAHECVMDGFERFAHGQLITLFSATNYCGTANNAGAILVVGRGLVVVPKLIHPLPPPVNSPESSPERGDATWMQELNIQRPPTPTRGRPQAAGDRNSLAYI, from the exons TCGCTCACCGCCGTCGCGCCCACCAAGGGCCACGGCCCGCGGCTCATCCTCttcggcggcgccaccgccatcGAGGCCGGCGCGTCCTCGGGCCTCCCCGGCATCA GACTCGCGGGGGTGACAAACTCGGTGCACTCGTACGATGTGGAGAAGCGGAGGTGGACAAG GTTGCATCCCGCTGGAGAACCTCCATCACCAAGGGCCGCACATTCTGCAGCCGCTGTGGGCACCATGGTTGTTTTCCAG GGTGGCATTGGACCAGCAGGGCATTCGACGGATGATCTCTATGTCCTTGACCTCACAAACGACAAGTTTAAATGGCACAG GGTTGTGGTTCAAGGGGCTGGTCCTGGTCCTCGCTATGGTCATTGCATGGATTTGGTAGCTCAACGTTATCTTGTCACCGTTTCGGGAAATGATG GAAAGCGGGTCTTATCAGATGCTTGGGCTTTGGATACTGCACAGAAACCATATAGGTGGCAGAAACTTAACCCTGAGGGCGATAGACCTTCAGCAAGAAT GTATGCTACTGCCAGTTCACGTTCCGATGGCATGCTTTTACTTTGTGGTGGAAGGGATGCTTCTGGAACG CCACTTTCTGATGCTTATGGACTACTGATGCATACCAATGGCCAGTGGGAGTGGACTCTAGCTCCGGGGGTATCTCCATCTCCAAGATATCAGCATGCAGCT GTTTTTGTTGGTGCTCGGTTGCATGTTACTGGAGGTGTCCTTAGAGGAGGGAGAGCTATTGAAGGAGAGGGCGCAATAGCAG TCCTCGACACCGCTGCTGGAGTTTGGTTGGATAGAAATGGCATTGTGACCTCTCGCACTTTAAAATCATCTAATGTGCATGATGCTTCTTCGGATCTACTTCGTCGATGTCGTCATGCAGCTGCCTCTGTCGGTACTCAGATATACATTTATGGTGGACTGAGGGGAG ATATCCTCCTCGATGATTTCCTTGTTGCTGAGAATGCACCTTTACAATCAGAAATCACTTCATCTATGTACAATGCTGATAGAGTCCCACGGGGGGAAACTCCAAATAGAAATCATAATTATTACTCGGATTCATCtgtccagcaatcttcaaataaCAG CCCGGACAAAAAGTCAATTGACATGTTGATAGAGGCCTCAACTGCGGAAGCTGAAGCTGTAAGCGCTGTATGGCGAGCTGCTAAGGAAGCATCTGCAGCATCTTCAGAAGACAGTCTTTCAGAGGGAATAGGATCTGAGTCCCCACTGAGTGACACTTCGCCAATGCCTGAAGATTTTGATGATGGGGGCTCCCTAGAACCTGATGTGAAACTACATTCTAGAGCA GTTGTAGTTGCTAAAGAAGCAGTAGGAGATTTAGGATGCTTGGTTAGACAGCTTTCACTCGATCAATTTGAGAATGAAAGCAGACGAATGCACCCTTCAAGCAATGACCAATCTTATCCAGGGAGGAGAGCATTAAATAGACAACGATCACCACAAGGTTTGCATAAGAAG ATTATTTCGTTCTTACTTAAGCCAAGGAATTGGAGAGCTCCTGCTGATAGAACCTTTTTCCTTGACTCTTATGAAGTTGGCGAGCTATGCTATGCTGCTGAGCAGATTTTTATGCAAGAGCCAACTGTTTTACAATTAAAAGCACCAATTAAAGTATTTGGTGATCTTCACGGGCAGTTTGGGGACCTAATGCGCCTTTTCGATGAATATGGTTTCCCATCAACTGCTGGTGACATAAC GTACATTGATTATCTCTTCTTGGGAGACTATGTTGACCGCGGCCAGCACAGCTTGGAAACAATAACTTTGCTTCTTGCTCTTAAA ATTGAGTACCCGGAAAATGTGCACTTAATCAGGGGAAATCATGAAGCTGCTGACATCAACGCTCTTTTTGGCTTCCGCCTTGAATGCATTGAGAGAATG GGTGAAAGTGACGGGATATGGGCTTGGACAAGATTCAATCAACTGTTCAATTATCTCCCACTTGCTGCCATGatagaaaagaaaataatttgCATGCATGGTGGCATTGGAAGGTCAATAAACACTGTGGAGCAAATTGAGAAACTTGAAAGGCCTATTACAATGGATGTTGGGTCCATTATCCTCATGGACCTCCTATG GTCTGATCCTACAGAGAATGATAGCGTCGAGGGTTTGAGACCAAATGCACGAGGACCTGGCTTAGTGACATTTGGG CCTGATCGAGTAACAGAGTTCTGTAAGCGAAACAAATTGCAATTGATCATAAGAGCCCATGAGTGTGTGATGGATGGGTTTGAGCGTTTTGCTCATGGGCAATTGATTACTTTGTTTTCAGCAACTAATTACTGTG GTACTGCGAACAATGCTGGGGCCATACTTGTGGTTGGCAGGGGCTTAGTTGTTGTACCAAAGTTAATTCATCCACTTCCACCACCTGTTAATTCACCTGAGTCCTCCCCTGAACGTGGGGATGCCACATGGATGCAG GAACTTAACATTCAGCGGCCACCTACTCCAACCAGAGGGCGGCCACAAGCTGCCGGTGACAGGAATTCTCTTGCTTACATATGA
- the LOC120664225 gene encoding serine/threonine-protein phosphatase BSL1 homolog isoform X1 — MGTAGKGAWVVPAPAYREVEGWEGVGEDAPGFRCGHSLTAVAPTKGHGPRLILFGGATAIEAGASSGLPGIRLAGVTNSVHSYDVEKRRWTRLHPAGEPPSPRAAHSAAAVGTMVVFQGGIGPAGHSTDDLYVLDLTNDKFKWHRVVVQGAGPGPRYGHCMDLVAQRYLVTVSGNDGKRVLSDAWALDTAQKPYRWQKLNPEGDRPSARMYATASSRSDGMLLLCGGRDASGTPLSDAYGLLMHTNGQWEWTLAPGVSPSPRYQHAAVFVGARLHVTGGVLRGGRAIEGEGAIAVLDTAAGVWLDRNGIVTSRTLKSSNVHDASSDLLRRCRHAAASVGTQIYIYGGLRGDILLDDFLVAENAPLQSEITSSMYNADRVPRGETPNRNHNYYSDSSVQQSSNNSPDKKSIDMLIEASTAEAEAVSAVWRAAKEASAASSEDSLSEGIGSESPLSDTSPMPEDFDDGGSLEPDVKLHSRAVVVAKEAVGDLGCLVRQLSLDQFENESRRMHPSSNDQSYPGRRALNRQRSPQGLHKKIISFLLKPRNWRAPADRTFFLDSYEVGELCYAAEQIFMQEPTVLQLKAPIKVFGDLHGQFGDLMRLFDEYGFPSTAGDITYIDYLFLGDYVDRGQHSLETITLLLALKIEYPENVHLIRGNHEAADINALFGFRLECIERMGESDGIWAWTRFNQLFNYLPLAAMIEKKIICMHGGIGRSINTVEQIEKLERPITMDVGSIILMDLLWYLVTLLLCSSRLSITRLRTLYFLCKCRSDPTENDSVEGLRPNARGPGLVTFGPDRVTEFCKRNKLQLIIRAHECVMDGFERFAHGQLITLFSATNYCGTANNAGAILVVGRGLVVVPKLIHPLPPPVNSPESSPERGDATWMQELNIQRPPTPTRGRPQAAGDRNSLAYI; from the exons TCGCTCACCGCCGTCGCGCCCACCAAGGGCCACGGCCCGCGGCTCATCCTCttcggcggcgccaccgccatcGAGGCCGGCGCGTCCTCGGGCCTCCCCGGCATCA GACTCGCGGGGGTGACAAACTCGGTGCACTCGTACGATGTGGAGAAGCGGAGGTGGACAAG GTTGCATCCCGCTGGAGAACCTCCATCACCAAGGGCCGCACATTCTGCAGCCGCTGTGGGCACCATGGTTGTTTTCCAG GGTGGCATTGGACCAGCAGGGCATTCGACGGATGATCTCTATGTCCTTGACCTCACAAACGACAAGTTTAAATGGCACAG GGTTGTGGTTCAAGGGGCTGGTCCTGGTCCTCGCTATGGTCATTGCATGGATTTGGTAGCTCAACGTTATCTTGTCACCGTTTCGGGAAATGATG GAAAGCGGGTCTTATCAGATGCTTGGGCTTTGGATACTGCACAGAAACCATATAGGTGGCAGAAACTTAACCCTGAGGGCGATAGACCTTCAGCAAGAAT GTATGCTACTGCCAGTTCACGTTCCGATGGCATGCTTTTACTTTGTGGTGGAAGGGATGCTTCTGGAACG CCACTTTCTGATGCTTATGGACTACTGATGCATACCAATGGCCAGTGGGAGTGGACTCTAGCTCCGGGGGTATCTCCATCTCCAAGATATCAGCATGCAGCT GTTTTTGTTGGTGCTCGGTTGCATGTTACTGGAGGTGTCCTTAGAGGAGGGAGAGCTATTGAAGGAGAGGGCGCAATAGCAG TCCTCGACACCGCTGCTGGAGTTTGGTTGGATAGAAATGGCATTGTGACCTCTCGCACTTTAAAATCATCTAATGTGCATGATGCTTCTTCGGATCTACTTCGTCGATGTCGTCATGCAGCTGCCTCTGTCGGTACTCAGATATACATTTATGGTGGACTGAGGGGAG ATATCCTCCTCGATGATTTCCTTGTTGCTGAGAATGCACCTTTACAATCAGAAATCACTTCATCTATGTACAATGCTGATAGAGTCCCACGGGGGGAAACTCCAAATAGAAATCATAATTATTACTCGGATTCATCtgtccagcaatcttcaaataaCAG CCCGGACAAAAAGTCAATTGACATGTTGATAGAGGCCTCAACTGCGGAAGCTGAAGCTGTAAGCGCTGTATGGCGAGCTGCTAAGGAAGCATCTGCAGCATCTTCAGAAGACAGTCTTTCAGAGGGAATAGGATCTGAGTCCCCACTGAGTGACACTTCGCCAATGCCTGAAGATTTTGATGATGGGGGCTCCCTAGAACCTGATGTGAAACTACATTCTAGAGCA GTTGTAGTTGCTAAAGAAGCAGTAGGAGATTTAGGATGCTTGGTTAGACAGCTTTCACTCGATCAATTTGAGAATGAAAGCAGACGAATGCACCCTTCAAGCAATGACCAATCTTATCCAGGGAGGAGAGCATTAAATAGACAACGATCACCACAAGGTTTGCATAAGAAG ATTATTTCGTTCTTACTTAAGCCAAGGAATTGGAGAGCTCCTGCTGATAGAACCTTTTTCCTTGACTCTTATGAAGTTGGCGAGCTATGCTATGCTGCTGAGCAGATTTTTATGCAAGAGCCAACTGTTTTACAATTAAAAGCACCAATTAAAGTATTTGGTGATCTTCACGGGCAGTTTGGGGACCTAATGCGCCTTTTCGATGAATATGGTTTCCCATCAACTGCTGGTGACATAAC GTACATTGATTATCTCTTCTTGGGAGACTATGTTGACCGCGGCCAGCACAGCTTGGAAACAATAACTTTGCTTCTTGCTCTTAAA ATTGAGTACCCGGAAAATGTGCACTTAATCAGGGGAAATCATGAAGCTGCTGACATCAACGCTCTTTTTGGCTTCCGCCTTGAATGCATTGAGAGAATG GGTGAAAGTGACGGGATATGGGCTTGGACAAGATTCAATCAACTGTTCAATTATCTCCCACTTGCTGCCATGatagaaaagaaaataatttgCATGCATGGTGGCATTGGAAGGTCAATAAACACTGTGGAGCAAATTGAGAAACTTGAAAGGCCTATTACAATGGATGTTGGGTCCATTATCCTCATGGACCTCCTATGGTACTTGGTGACCCTTTTATTGTGTTCTTCACGTTTATCTATAACACGACTACGAACACTTTATTTCTTGTGTAAATGTAGGTCTGATCCTACAGAGAATGATAGCGTCGAGGGTTTGAGACCAAATGCACGAGGACCTGGCTTAGTGACATTTGGG CCTGATCGAGTAACAGAGTTCTGTAAGCGAAACAAATTGCAATTGATCATAAGAGCCCATGAGTGTGTGATGGATGGGTTTGAGCGTTTTGCTCATGGGCAATTGATTACTTTGTTTTCAGCAACTAATTACTGTG GTACTGCGAACAATGCTGGGGCCATACTTGTGGTTGGCAGGGGCTTAGTTGTTGTACCAAAGTTAATTCATCCACTTCCACCACCTGTTAATTCACCTGAGTCCTCCCCTGAACGTGGGGATGCCACATGGATGCAG GAACTTAACATTCAGCGGCCACCTACTCCAACCAGAGGGCGGCCACAAGCTGCCGGTGACAGGAATTCTCTTGCTTACATATGA